The window GCATGCTGGCCACCATTCACCGCGCGATTCTCGAGCATCGCGTCCTCGAGATCGAATATCAGCCGCCGGGCAAAGATCCGCAAAAGCGAAAGATCGAACCCTACGCGGTCGTCTTCTACAACTCGAGCCTGTACATTCTCGCGGCTGCCCATGAGATTCCCGAGGGGCAGGATCGCATCCGCCATTTAAAGCTCGACCGCTTCCTCAGCACCGACGACACCAACGCGTCCTTTAAGATTCCCGCCGACTTCAATCTCGAAGAGCATCTTGGCCAAGGGACCGGCATTTTCTCCGGCGATAAGCCGCTCAACTTCAAGGTCCGTATCACCGCCCGCGGCGCTCGGTGGGTCACCGAAGATCCCTGGCATCCCGATCAGCAAGTCGAAGCCCAGCCGAACGGCGGCATCATCCTTACCGTCAAAGCGGCCCACGAACTCGAAATCATTCCCCGCATTCTCGCCCTCGGCACCGAAGGGGAACTTCTCTCGCCGGAATCCTCCCGCAAGAAACTCGCCGCCCTCTTACGCCAGGCCGCGAATCAATACGAGTGAACGCAGTATGTCTCTCGCCATCTCCATCGGTGTTCTCACTCACGGATTGGAATCGGAGGCGGCTGAGTATGACCTGCAGAATTTTCGGAAGATCAATCGACTGCTCGCCGCGCACGAACTCCCGCTGCACGACGAGCCTCAGACTTTGCCAAAGTTCAGCTGGCGAGGCGAATTGACATCCTTTCCCTACGCTTGGCTGCCCTACCTGCTGCGAGCTGTCGCTTTTTCGCGAAGGGCACCCGCGCAATTCATTCCCGTGCAGGATGGCGAAAATCCAGCCAAACACCCACACCTTGATGCCGAGCTTTACACATTCGCCGAGTCGCATCTCATCTGCCACTCGCGAACCGAAGGTTATTTCGTGCCGATCGATTTCGAGTTTCCGCTGTGCGACAACCATGACGAGGGACTCACTGGCAGAGTTCTCGGATCGAGCCAACGCGCCCTCGCGGAACTCATCAAGACGGCTCCGCTGCTGGAGATCACGCTGCAAGACAAGCAATTGCCCGACGTAATAGCCCAGAAGATCGCGCAGGAACCCGACGAGTCGCATCCCTGCTGGATCGAGCGCAAGGTTTGGTTCGCGCTGTACGAGTCTTTTCGTACGAGCGTCGATTACAAATGTGCGGTGGTCTACGGATAGCATGGCTGCTTCCGCAATCCACCCTATCCACCCGACAAAAACGCCGAGCGGTCGCCATTTACAAACACCAGTCGAGCCGAAACTGCAGCGGATGATAGTTCATACAACCGCGCGACAGCAGCGCAATACGCTGCCAACTGCGGACGATAGGTTTCGACGCGCGATTCGAACACGCCGTCCTGACTAATGTCGTCGGTTTTGAAATCGATCACTTGCGCGCCGATGATTTTGCCACCGGCGATTTGCAGAACCAGTCGATCGATAGCGCCACTCAGAAGTCGCTCGCCGTCACGCAGCGCGAAAGTCCGTTCGCGATAGACGCGGAACTCGCACGACGCCAAATCAGGACGGGCGGGAAGTTCGGCCAGCAAAGACCGGCGATATTCCTCGCGGCGAAACACCTGCGTGAGCGCCGGCTTTTGCAGCATCGCGGCAAAACGCTGGATCGCTTCGTTCTGATCAAAGCTCGGATCGTTCGAGCCTTGCAGCGTCCGCTGCATGATTTTTCGCAACAGCGTTTCGTCCGGCAGACCGGCATCTTCCCACTCGATCAATTCAATCCACTTGTGAATGAGATCTCCCATTCGCAAGGCTGCCGAAGATTCGCGAAATACGCTGGACAATCGGGCGCTGTTGCCTCCTTCGAGTTGCGATGGCGCCACCCGCTCGAGTCGCCGCGGCAACTTACTCTGCGCTGCGAGTTGAATCGGCGCACTGCTGCTAGTCTGCGGCGTTTCTGCCACTTCCACGACTGGCTTCTTCCAACTGCGATACCAATCGGGATCGCCATGTTCGAACAGCACTTTGCCGCCGAGCGCCGGTTGATCGGGCGCGAGCGCGGCGCGGAGTAACCCCCCCGAGGTCTTCGGCGGATTCTTTTCGTTCGGCTTACCCGGTTCCAAGATGATGTGCATCGCGTGGATCGCGCGAGTCAGTGCGACATAAAGCACGCACAGCGATTCATCGACTTTTTGTTGCGTCGTTTTGTCGAACAGCTTCTGGAACTCCGTCGGTAGCAACTCGACCAGTGCCTGGTTGGCGTAACGGCAGACGATGTTCACCGGCTGCGACGGACCGGGCCGACCCGTGACAAACTGGTCGGGCTGTCCGGAGATTGGCGACTCAATTTCAGGCAGCACGACGATGTCGAACTGCAATCCCTTCGACTGGTGAATCGTCATCACGCGGATTTGCGTCGGCTGCGGATCGGCGACTTTTTCGGCCGTCACCAGGTTGATGAAATCGACCGTCCGCAACGTGCTCCGCGGCTGAAATGAAAACGCCATTTCGACCAGCTGTTGCAGCCGAGCCAGATCGCGACGATCGCAGTTCGGCGCCAGCCACTTGGCCCAGCGATAGACAACCGGCCCGTAACCTTGCTCAATCAACTCTCGACGCAGTTTCTGCGCAGCAGCAGCCGCCTCGTACGGCAAGCAAGGCCATTTCAAACCGACGTGCTCGGCGAGCGGGCTGTTGCCAACATGAAACAGCGAAGTGGAATCGCCCGGATGATCGGCGAACTGCAGCAGCGACATCAGCAGCGTAACGGCTGGCGAATCGAGCAACGAATTGCCACCCTCTTCGCTCGCAGGCACATCCAATTTGCGCAGCAGGTAAATCAAATGCGCGACCATCGCATTCGAGCGCACCAGCACGCCGATCGAACAACCCGGCGAATTTCGCGCGAGCTCCGCAATCCGCTCCGCAACAAATGGCCGATGATGATCGGCCTTATCATCGTCACTTTCAGCCGCCGGCGAAGTAGCCAATGTCACGTGCCCGGCAAGCTCCTTCCGCGCGGTCGTGTGCGGCGGAAAGGCGCGCTGCCAGGCGAGGATCGAGCCTTCATAACGTTCCAGATTCGGATGCTTCGTCAGATTCTGAAAGACCTGATTCACCACATCAATGATCGGTTGCGCAGAACGGCGACTCTCAGCGAGATTCTCATTCTGAATGCCGGAAAGTTCCTCTTCGAGCGCACCAAAGATTTCTGCGAGGCCGCCGCGCCAACCGTAAATGGCCTGTTTCACGTCGCCGACGCAGAAGAATGAACTGCCGGTTTGCGCTGCGGTGATGATCTGCGCGAGAGGCCGTAGCACCTGCCATTGCTGGAGCGAAGTGTCTTGAAATTCGTCGAGCAACAGATGCGATAACCGCCCGCCCAGGCGAAACGACAAGCGGTTGTTGCCCGCTTCTTCCATCTGCGAGAGAGCCAGCGTTACATCGTCGAACCGCATCAGCCGGCGTTCCTGCTTCAGGTGCTGAAACTCGGTGTTGAAGCGATCGAGCAGTTTGTAAGTCGCTTCCGTTTGCGCGGCGAGCCGCTTGATGAGCAGGCTGCGCGCATGATCGAGCAATGCGCGATACGGCCGAATCACCTCTTCGGGAAAAACCCACGAGTAATACTTTTCAGCACCTGTATTAATCCGGCCACCGATACCGTGGGCGATGAAGCTCTCCCAGTCCCCTTCGCTGGCCAGCAGAATGTCTTCCTGCCAGGCCTTCACGATCGACTTGTGCGCCGGCATTTCGAGTTTTTGAATCTCGCTGATCGTGGCTTCGAGCTGTGCGGGAGTCAGTGGTGGATTTGGCGCCAGCTTTGTCCAAGCCGATGGGTTGGTTTGCAAAAACAACGGATACAAATCTTTCACAGTGGCATCGATCAACTCGCTCACGCCGCGCTGTGTTTCTCCCTTGGCGAGCAAGTGCAACAGCGCGAGTAACTCCGGCAGCTCTTCGCGTTCCAGCACGCGCTCGATGGCTTCCGCTTGTAGTTCAGCATCTTCTTGCGTTTCAGCAATTCGCCAACCGGCAGGCAATCCCAACTCCAGGGCGAACGCACTCGCCAGTTGCGCGAAGTAACTATCGAGCGTGCCGATCCGCAGGCGATGCTGATTGGCGAGCGTCGTGGTGAGCAGGTCGCGACACTGCTCTTGATTCATGCCGGGAATTTGCAGCGCCTGCCCGAGTTTCTCGGCAGCAACACGATCGGTGGCCGCTTCGGCCAGACGATGGAGAACGCGATCGAAGATTTCACCGGCAGCTTTGCGCGTGAAGGTGGTGGCCAGGACTTTTTCGGCCGACACACCGCCGGCGAGCAAGCCGAGGTAGCGGTTGGTGAGTTGATAGGTCTTTCCCGTTCCCGCCGAAGCGCGGATCAACAGGTGTGGAAAGGCGACGCTGTCAGTTTTGGGACGTTTGATGGCAACGCGAGTCACGGCGATTCCTCCACGATGGTGAGCGCAGTGGCGGCATTGCGGCCGAGCGCGTTGTCCTGGCAGATCGCCGTGAATTCGTCCTCGTAAGCCGGCGGATCGGGATTCGGCGGCCAGAAGACGCCGGCGCGGAGATTGCGAATCACTTCGCGAGCTTTTTCATCGGCCGCTGCCAATTCCAGCGCCGACCAGCCAGCGATGCGATCGCCAGCGCCACCTGGATCCTTTGGCAGAGTGATGTAGCCGAGCTCGATGCCCCCTTCGCGCACGTCGCCGATCGGCAGATTCTCGATGGCTTGATACAAATGGCGATACAGAGGCAACTGCAGATCGACCCATTCGCCGCGCGAACGATGGACCTGCTCGGGCCGCTTCGCGGTATCACCCGTTTTGTAATCGAGGATCGAGAGGGTCCGTTCGCGCGGATGATAGTCGATGCGATCGATCCGCCCCTTCAAATAAATCGGCATGCCGTCGACATCCCACTCGTGCAGCAACTGCGTGCCGATCTCTTCGGTGTAAACAATTCGCCAGCCCGCGGCCGTCCGATTTGCTTGCCACTCGGCAAAGGCATGCAGACGCTGGCGAGCTTGTTCCACCTGCACGCGCACCGCGGCCCGAGCATGCCGCGGTTTGCAACGGCTGGCCGCGACGGCATCGAGGCGATCGTCGAAGTACTTTCGCAACTTGCGGGTGTCTGCGCTCGTGTTAATTTTCTCGCGGCCGAATTCCTCCAGCACTTCATGCAACAAATTGCCGAAGGCGAGGGCATCCATTTCGGCGGCCTGATCGCTGCGGGCTTCGAGCTGCAGCACGTAACCGAGATAAAAGCGATACGGGCACGCGAGGTACGCTTTGAACTGCGTGACCGTGATCTTTTGCAAGATCTGGTTAATGCGCTCGGTCCAATCCTGCGGCATGGGTTGCGGGATCGGCAGCTTGGTTTGTGCAGGAATCTTGCCGCGCGGCAGGAGCAGATTGGGCCGAGGTGGCGTTTCGGGAGGAGCCGAAAACCAGCGCAGTGCCCGCTGCGCGACGACGGCGGGTTCGCCGGTGAAGAGCAGACGGCTGGGCGCGAGAGGATCTTTGTTCGTATCGCGCCGCGCCGAGATGAGTCGCAGTTCTTTGCGTGAATGAGCGAGAACTTGTAGCGCGTAGGCATCGCGAGCATACCGCCGGCCGTCGTGATTCAAACCCAATTCGCGGCGGAGATTGTCTGGCAAAAATGCATCGACGCGCGACGACT is drawn from Anatilimnocola floriformis and contains these coding sequences:
- a CDS encoding helix-turn-helix transcriptional regulator, with the protein product MARNEQLIRQHKLLQILEAYRFGKTIEELKTELVESLGLGTLHVRTLHRDLLALQAAGVDVDVHETGDRKVWKFGPRARNSVKITASATELIALSMSRDLLYPLAGTPFWQGIESFWQKLQEELPPGVRKHYQEYRQTLYVRGMPAKSYQKQHGMLATIHRAILEHRVLEIEYQPPGKDPQKRKIEPYAVVFYNSSLYILAAAHEIPEGQDRIRHLKLDRFLSTDDTNASFKIPADFNLEEHLGQGTGIFSGDKPLNFKVRITARGARWVTEDPWHPDQQVEAQPNGGIILTVKAAHELEIIPRILALGTEGELLSPESSRKKLAALLRQAANQYE
- a CDS encoding UvrD-helicase domain-containing protein, with product MTRVAIKRPKTDSVAFPHLLIRASAGTGKTYQLTNRYLGLLAGGVSAEKVLATTFTRKAAGEIFDRVLHRLAEAATDRVAAEKLGQALQIPGMNQEQCRDLLTTTLANQHRLRIGTLDSYFAQLASAFALELGLPAGWRIAETQEDAELQAEAIERVLEREELPELLALLHLLAKGETQRGVSELIDATVKDLYPLFLQTNPSAWTKLAPNPPLTPAQLEATISEIQKLEMPAHKSIVKAWQEDILLASEGDWESFIAHGIGGRINTGAEKYYSWVFPEEVIRPYRALLDHARSLLIKRLAAQTEATYKLLDRFNTEFQHLKQERRLMRFDDVTLALSQMEEAGNNRLSFRLGGRLSHLLLDEFQDTSLQQWQVLRPLAQIITAAQTGSSFFCVGDVKQAIYGWRGGLAEIFGALEEELSGIQNENLAESRRSAQPIIDVVNQVFQNLTKHPNLERYEGSILAWQRAFPPHTTARKELAGHVTLATSPAAESDDDKADHHRPFVAERIAELARNSPGCSIGVLVRSNAMVAHLIYLLRKLDVPASEEGGNSLLDSPAVTLLMSLLQFADHPGDSTSLFHVGNSPLAEHVGLKWPCLPYEAAAAAQKLRRELIEQGYGPVVYRWAKWLAPNCDRRDLARLQQLVEMAFSFQPRSTLRTVDFINLVTAEKVADPQPTQIRVMTIHQSKGLQFDIVVLPEIESPISGQPDQFVTGRPGPSQPVNIVCRYANQALVELLPTEFQKLFDKTTQQKVDESLCVLYVALTRAIHAMHIILEPGKPNEKNPPKTSGGLLRAALAPDQPALGGKVLFEHGDPDWYRSWKKPVVEVAETPQTSSSAPIQLAAQSKLPRRLERVAPSQLEGGNSARLSSVFRESSAALRMGDLIHKWIELIEWEDAGLPDETLLRKIMQRTLQGSNDPSFDQNEAIQRFAAMLQKPALTQVFRREEYRRSLLAELPARPDLASCEFRVYRERTFALRDGERLLSGAIDRLVLQIAGGKIIGAQVIDFKTDDISQDGVFESRVETYRPQLAAYCAAVARLYELSSAAVSARLVFVNGDRSAFLSGG